One region of Oryza glaberrima chromosome 7, OglaRS2, whole genome shotgun sequence genomic DNA includes:
- the LOC127778938 gene encoding disease resistance protein RGA2-like — translation METFLSVILSDLATKSIAFLINKCSKPTASNMEERLQRLLLRAQIIVEEAEDRLITNQGMLLQLNILRKEMFRGYYALDRFRCRGHEEDDAKDHQVSNSFAQSKFNPAKRVRFFRISGHSLQEQLQQVVGSIEVTLEDMSVFVMFLNSCPHLCRQPYSMHLLLDKCLFGRQMEMEHIMNFLLKEDSPGAESPGVLPIIGRRKAGKSTLIEHACNDERVRNHFSQIVCFSDDDLKDAYMVTLRHCGSIKNENQCTGGKRILIVIELIRDIDEAVWRRLYSASKSYVLNGSKIIVASQSDKIARFGTTQALRVELFTEEAYWYFFKVRTFGSMDAQEHPKMALMAMEMARELQGCFMGASIYSGLLKANFNARFWNMALASIREYKQTNLLVYGTYFENPWQASEPAYVRTVNKISSEYLVILDEYQTCSVQNMVLCRTNFARSEAEVPMLSMQDFLFGSVRPQGKFKVLAWKSHLPPYYNHMFNCEVQRKHHVVAKKKRSLELCS, via the coding sequence ATGGAGACATTTTTGTCTGTGATTCTGAGTGATCTTGCCACTAAATCCATAGCTTTCCTGATCAACAAGTGCTCGAAACCGACAGCATCAAACATGGAGGAGAGACTGCAACGGCTGCTGCTCCGTGCCCAGATCATCGTGGAGGAGGCAGAGGACCGGCTCATCACAAACCAAGGCATGCTGCTGCAACTGAATATACTGAGGAAGGAGATGTTCAGAGGGTATTACGCTCTTGACAGATTCAGATGCCGTGGccatgaagaagatgatgcaAAAGATCATCAGGTGAGTAACTCTTTCGCACAATCCAAGTTCAATCCTGCTAAGCGTGTCCGGTTCTTCAGGATCAGTGGCCATAGTTTACAAGAGCAGTTGCAGCAAGTTGTTGGCAGCATAGAAGTCACCCTTGAAGATATGAGCGTTTTTGTCATGTTCTTGAACAGTTGTCCCCATTTGTGCCGTCAGCCATATAGCATGCACTTGCTTCTAGACAAATGTTTGTTTGGTCGCCAAATGGAAATGGAGCACATCATGAACTTCCTGCTGAAAGAGGATTCTCCAGGTGCTGAAAGTCCTGGTGTCTTGCCGATCATCGGTCGACGGAAAGCTGGGAAGAGCACCTTGATCGAGCATGCCTGTAACGATGAAAGGGTGCGTAACCACTTCTCTCAAATTGTGTGTTTCAGTGATGATGATCTTAAAGACGCATATATGGTAACTCTTCGACATTGTGGTTCAATCAAGAATGAAAACCAATGCACTGGTGGAAAAAGAATATTGATTGTTATCGAGCTAATCAGAGACATCGATGAGGCTGTATGGAGAAGATTGTACTCAGCTTCCAAGAGTTATGTTCTAAATGGCAGTAAAATTATCGTCGCAAGCCAATCTGATAAGATTGCAAGATTTGGAACAACACAAGCTCTTAGAGTAGAATTATTTACTGAAGAAGCATACTGGTACTTTTTCAAGGTGCGCACATTCGGAAGCATGGATGCACAGGAGCACCCAAAGATGGCATTAATGGCCATGGAAATGGCCAGGGAGTTGCAAGGGTGCTTCATGGGTGCAAGCATCTACAGTGGACTTTTGAAAGCAAATTTCAATGCTCGGTTTTGGAACATGGCTCTGGCAAGCATCAGAGAATACAAGCAGACGAATCTCCTAGTATACGGTACATATTTTGAGAATCCATGGCAGGCGTCTGAACCGGCATATGTTAGGACAGTAAACAAAATTTCCTCCGAATACCTTGTGATTCTTGATGAGTATCAGACATGTTCTGTTCAGAACATGGTTCTTTGTCGCACAAACTTTGCTCGGAGTGAAGCTGAAGTTCCCATGTTGAGTATGCAAGATTTTCTCTTTGGAAGTGTTAGACCTCAAGGAAAATTCAAGGTTCTTGCTTGGAAGTCTCACCTTCCGCCTTACTACAACCACATGTTCAACTGTGAGGTACAGAGGAAACATCATGTGGTCGCCAAAAAGAAGAGATCTCTGGAACTTTGCAGCTGA